One genomic window of Monodelphis domestica isolate mMonDom1 chromosome 1, mMonDom1.pri, whole genome shotgun sequence includes the following:
- the LOC103103059 gene encoding LOW QUALITY PROTEIN: equilibrative nucleoside transporter 1-like (The sequence of the model RefSeq protein was modified relative to this genomic sequence to represent the inferred CDS: inserted 2 bases in 1 codon), with protein sequence MTTSHTPQDRYKGVWLIFFMLGLGTLLPWNFFMTASMYFKSCLGQPHNESGIMTKENMDVLDPTQSPMKASFLNSIFNVMSICAMLPLLIFTCLHSILYQRITQALPILGSLVAILLMFALTGNLVIVHLDPLPFFIVTMVKIVIINSFGAILQGSLFGLASLLPTNYTSPIMSGQGLARTFTAVAMICATASGSELEKSAFGYFITVCRIIVLSILCYLVLPKLKFYQYYQQVKTEALGERETKMDLIKRGILQRENPIKSVQVEQGVTKPNPQNTNEKPSIIAILKEIWVLALSVCFVFTITMFPSVTAEVRQSIIAGTNNWKNYFTPVTCFLTFNIFDWAGWSLTSVFMWPQNDSHYLLPALVLSKIAFVPLLXCNVHSRKNLPVIFHHDAWFIVFMMFFAFSNGYLASLCMCFGPKKVKSSEAETAGSIMAFSLSLSLAFGALLSFLLRASVTTQNLPADLPALPLIHF encoded by the exons ATGACGACCAGTCACACACCACAGGACAGGTACAAAGGAGTATGGCTTATCTTCTTCATGCTGGGGCTGGGCACCCTGCTGCCATGGAATTTCTTCATGACTGCCTCCATGTACTTCAAAAGTTGCCTGGGCCAACCTCATAATGAATCCGGTATCATGACAAAGGAAAACATGGATGTCCTGGATCCCACACAATCCCCAATGAAGGCCAGTTTCCTGAACTCCATTTTCAACGTCATGTCTATATGTGCCATGCTTCCCCTCTTGATCTTCACCTGTCTCCACTCCATCCTCTATCAGAGGATCACTCAGGCCCTTCCCATCTTGGGCAGCCTGGTGGCCATTTTGCTGATGTTTGCCTTGACAGGCAACCTGGTGATAGTGCACCTTGACCCCTTGCCCTTCTTCATTGTCACCATGGTCAAGATTGTTATCATCAACTCATTTGGCGCCATTCTTCAGGGCAGTCTGTTTGGCCTCGCCAGTCTCCTGCCCACCAACTACACATCTCCCATCATGAGTGGCCAGGGCCTGGCAAGAACCTTCACTGCTGTGGCCATGATCTGTGCCACCGCCAGTGGTTCTGAACTGGAAAAGAGTGCTTTTGGATACTTTATCACTGTTTGCAGAATCATTGTCCTCTCTATCTTATGTTATTTGGTCCTGCCCAAACTGAAATTCTACCAGTATTATCAGCAAGTAAAAACAGAAGCTCTTGGGGAGCGAGAAACCAAAATGGATTTGATTAAAAGAGGAATTTTGCAGAG AGAGAATCCAATCAAAAGTGTCCAAGTGGAACAAGGAGTCACCAAGCCCAACCCACAGAACACCAATGAGAAGCCTTCCATCATAGCCATCCTCAAAGAGATCTGGGTTCTGGCATTGTCTGTCTGCTTTGTCTTCACCATCACCATGTTCCCTTCTGTAACTGCTGAGGTCAGACAGTCCATCATTGCAGGGACCAATAactggaaaaattatttcactcctGTTACCTGCTTCCTTACTTTCAATATCTTTGACTGGGCTGGTTGGAGCCTCACTTCTGTATTCATGTGGCCCCAAAATGACAGCCACTACCTACTTCCTGCCCTGGTATTGTCGAAGATTGCGTTTGTGCCATTGCT ATGCAACGTCCATTCAAGGAAGAACCTGCCTGTGATCTTCCACCACGATGCCTGGTTTATCGTCTTCATGATGTTCTTTGCCTTCTCCAATGGCTACCTCGCCAGTCTCTGCATGTGTTTTGGCCCCAAGAAAGTGAAATCTTCTGAGGCAGAGACTGCAGGTTCCATCATggccttttccctctccctcagcCTGGCCTTTGGTGCCTTACTGTCCTTCCTGCTCCGGGCTAGTGTGACGACTCAGAACCTTCCAGCCGACCTCCCTGCCCTGCCTCTCATCCACTTCTGA